Genomic segment of Aquarana catesbeiana isolate 2022-GZ linkage group LG09, ASM4218655v1, whole genome shotgun sequence:
agttgcgactgtaggttggactacagcgccagccatggagaaggaggcttttaataaagtttccagctttttatcagttggctctttaaacacctgagcattgtccaagggacaggccaggtttttattcacacaagagacagccgcatccgcggatgggacctcccacttcttggtgaagctttcctccagaggataaagcatagaaaaccttttaggagtaaacagtttattgggatgtccccagtcctcatacaacaatttatccattaaaggatgaattggaaaggaaaaggcagtctgtgggatccttctgacccccagggaagaaacagaggatgtagcagcctcagcagagggcattttaaatgtggaacgcactatTTCAGTATAATAcgggacctgcttcttgagtgcctgagaggaaaaagctctctcctcttcctctgaatcctcaaactgctcttgatccctatctctggatagggatctctcctcattgtcagaagaatcatctgaaagagaaagtgcagcagagggaggggatctacccctttttgtgctatcttttaaggaagctgaaataaaattcataattcttccctcagaaccctccaatgtagccctaagggaatcctctgtgacatacgctggggctgtaacattaggagaggctgcaaaacctgacaggggcactgactcatcctgtgaggctggctccagtcttgcaggggggaatggtaatctgcaggcatctttaggacccctagacacaggcggtgactttcttgtgcctttgttacctcctcccgagaccctcttacgaggagacagtcccaagctacaaagcagaggtactagtacatatgcaatcactgttgtgctaaaagtctcacaatatacatatatgcttaatactgcacaacctgatgccgagtaggtgtcttatgattagcctggatccgaccactttaggatgctcactgcccacactctgtgtccatctctttacagagctctgaatgctctgggcttttaaattagccacctggcgtctgcacacctgcagtggaggaagtaagcgattggacaccagcttcactgagtgtgtatctgaaaagcaagtaagtttgctccttactccctctagtggtggaaatcaggtaagacatgcactactcattgaagaaaatccatttgtaagaaatatatatatattttccagtttccagccttcacccatcacggcgggtagcgttgtgccaaccttcagggttttttgggttcctactcagagaaacctcttacctggacctgtaaaagactctgccagaaactttcgtgccactgttttaatagtacaccaagcctggttttctcagagcccagtcctttaaagagagacttacaggcaaaacctcacttCTTCGGatgatgaggcccgggtaccataccatcttgggagtcaaaatatcggcccgagatatggatccagtcagcatagccctttaagcccccgcagggaccaaactggagctttcttcacagcacatgttttacgtgactaaccaccttagacactgatgaaaaaactgaggtcctccccgtatgggaggggttatataggggaggaattctccttaattggggttaaccagtgtccaatcaccgatggtgcctatctaacccactatgtaatgaatactctgggtccagtgatgtatgatcaagaaatctTTTGTTCCCCCATATTGTTGGATATTCAAAGTTAACATGGTTTCTCTTTATTTACCAGTGAAAAGCCTCTGCTTCTTCAGTAAAACAAACCCATTGTGTCTATTATAAGTGGATATTATGGCTATATGAAATTAACATTTCTAGGTACTATTGCTACACTCCTCATGATGGAAGAGAAGAATCTTACTTGGCAGAATTATTTCATCATAAGTGGAATTACTGACTTATTACAGCTGCAAGCCCCTATCTTCCTCCAAGTTCTACTCATCTACCTCATAATTCTTGGTggaaatttaataattttacttctAATATGCATGAATACACAACTGCACACACCAATGTATCACTTCCTATGTCATTTATCAATCATGGATGTTTTCTACAGTACAGTAACTATGCACAAGACACTGGATACATATGTCTCTGGGAATAAAAAGGTCTCATTCTCAGCTTGTATTGCTCAAATGTATTTCTATGTTACTTTCCTCTGCTGTGAGTTTTTGCTGCTAACTGCCATGAGTTACGATCGCTATGTTGCCATTTGTATCCCTCTACAGTACACTATGATTATGAACaagaaggtgtgcacacttatggcAACGATGTGTTGGATTCTGGGATTCCTGGAAGCGCTTCCTACTATTTTTATCATTTATGACATCTATTGCTTTAACTCtaatattgttaaccactttttctgTGATCTTCTGGCTATTATGAAGCTTTTCTGCCACAGTGCCAATAAAATGGAACTTCTAATATATATAATGTCATTGTTTGTTGGGGTCCTCCCCTTCTCTCTTACCATTATGTCTTACATCTACATCATCCGTGCCATTCTTAGGATCCACTCCAGTACCGGCAGGTGGAAAGCTTTCTACACATGTTCCTCTCATGTCACTGTTGTATCTTTGCTCTATGTGACACTTTTCTGTTTGTACATGAGACCCACCTCGGCATTCACACTGGAATCTGATAAATTAGTTTCACTGTTCTATACAGCACTAACGCCCATGTTAAACCCACTAATCTACAGTTTGAAAAACAAAGATGTGAAACTCGCCTTCTGGCGACTGGTGAATAAGACCAATAAACCACTCTTTTAGCCTTTCAACTTTTCTTCAATGAATATTATTAAAATGGTGTTGTATATTTGATGGATCGTAGGTTTTATTTCATAATGGGTATAACATAGGTATTGTAAAGAAAGTTTAGTCAATAGTTGAACTGCAGAGGTAAATAATAAAGTTCCCACAATTTTCAAATATTCATTAAAATAATTATATCTCAATGTTCTGCATATGCAAGAAAATGTTTAGAAGCTGCCCACATAATGAAAATGCCAACATAGCACTATTTATGTTCTGTGACAGTACATCTGATTGACCAGTCGAGCAGACCATATGACTAAATATTTACTATGTGTCCATGATGCACATAGGTAAGTGCACATGGATTCCAGCATACATACAATGTTTTAGTAGAaaagtgctcccttacattagggGTCATTGAAGTTCCCCTTTACTGGTGCTGCCCCTGAAATTGGTGATTGGTAGGAGAAGAACCCCCTTGGATGAGGGTAGTGGTAGAAGAACCCCCTGAGATTGATGAACTATATCAAATATAGTGCAGTGCTACCCTCAAACCAAAATAAGGTGTAGAAAACAACAATAATCCAGTCAAAATAATGTGTATCATACAATCATCATAAATCCCACAGAGTGAAATTGTGTACTGTCCAGCAAAAAATATcttaaccacctcctgccccaTTCTAAAATGACAGCTGGACAGGAGAACTATTAGCCCTGGGaaggcgtcatatgatgtcttcccaCTCTCCTGCCTTGCGTGCTCTCTAGGGAACGTGCACCAGTGTGATCTGTTACCTGCGGTGTCCACCAGACACTTGACAAACCAATCACCAACCAAttacagcgatcacatgtcaaTAGTACACATTGGCTTTTATTTGTAGCCTTGCCACTAATTGTGTAtttttgtgatc
This window contains:
- the LOC141108938 gene encoding olfactory receptor 5AR1-like, producing MKLTFLGTIATLLMMEEKNLTWQNYFIISGITDLLQLQAPIFLQVLLIYLIILGGNLIILLLICMNTQLHTPMYHFLCHLSIMDVFYSTVTMHKTLDTYVSGNKKVSFSACIAQMYFYVTFLCCEFLLLTAMSYDRYVAICIPLQYTMIMNKKVCTLMATMCWILGFLEALPTIFIIYDIYCFNSNIVNHFFCDLLAIMKLFCHSANKMELLIYIMSLFVGVLPFSLTIMSYIYIIRAILRIHSSTGRWKAFYTCSSHVTVVSLLYVTLFCLYMRPTSAFTLESDKLVSLFYTALTPMLNPLIYSLKNKDVKLAFWRLVNKTNKPLF